In the Pirellulales bacterium genome, GGGAATCCATTTTGACTCGCCGTCGCGAACGGCTCGCCCGCCCCGATCGCTGGCGAGCAGCACGCCGGGATCGCCGCCGTAGTCAACGTCGCCGACCAATAGCAGCGAAGGCGGCGCGAGGGGGACAGGCACCTTTTGCTCCGCGGACTCCGCAAAAGGAGCCATTCCCCGGGTGGCCAACAGTTCCGGTAGCGCCTGGGGAACCGGAATCACGGCGATCGCCCGCTCTTCGATCAAGAACTTGCCCAGCGCATTGCCCGGCAAGGCGATCCAAGGGAACTTGGCCAGTTCACCATCGGGAGAGATCAAGACAATGTTCGCGCCGGTCAAGCTGGCTTCCAGCGGTTGCCAGACTTTTTTCCGCAGCGTCGCGGCCGCCTGCTGCGCTTCCTCGCCGCGGCCATACCCCGCGCGCCACGTCTCGACGGCCGAGTCGATATCGGCGCTCAGGCCCAGATCAATCCAGGCCACCGGTTGGTCATGCCGCACGACGAAGGCAGCGATGCGCCGGCGCCAGATCGGCTTGTCTTGGTTCTCCTCGGTCCAGCCGTAATTGTAGTACTCAATAAGGTCCACCAGGGCGGTGTCGGCCGGGAGGGCTTTGCGCAAATCCGCGCCGGTCCGCTTTTGTTGAGCTCGTTGCTCGGCAAATTGAGCGCTGACATTTGCCAGCTTCCCTTGCAGGTCTTCGACCTTTTCGCTGAGGTCGTTCAGCCGTTTTTTGTAGGCATCGCGGTCGGGCCCGGTGGGAACCTGGTTGGTTAACACCGTTAATTCGCTGGTCGCCGTTTCGAGATCGCCGTACAGTGCCGCCACTTGTGGCTTCTTCGCCAAATCGCGGCGAAGCGCCCTAAGGAACGCCTGCCGGCTGGTGACGGCGCCTTTCCATGCCAAGACCTCGTCGTAGACAATTTCCGGTGGCATCTTGGCCGCGCGGCCGGCGGATAGAAAGTCGCTGAAAACATCTCGGACGTTGTCAATCATCAGCAGTTGTTGGTGTTCCGACTGGATCGCGGCGGTTTGCTCAAGATGCTGCCGCATGATTTCGGTGGCCTGTCGCGCGTGGCCGGCGGCTGCACCGAATGAACGCAATCCTACTTCGCAATATGCCAGATTGTTCAGGCTGGTGGCGTAGTCGTGATGCTTCTCTCCCAAAACCTGCTTGTTGATGGCGAGCGCGTCGACCAAGAGCAGTTCCGCCTTCGCGTAGTTTCCTTGGCCTTGGTATAGCGTGGCGAGATTGTTCAGGCTGATGGCGTAGTAGGGATGCTTCTCTCCCAAAACCTGCTTGTTTATGGCGAGCGCCTCGACGTAGAGCGTCTCCGCCTTCGCGTAGTCACCTTGAGAATAGTACAAGTAGGCCAGATTGCTCAGGCTGGTGGCGTAATGGGGATGCTTCTCTCCCAAAACCTGCTTGCGGATGGCGAGCGCCTCGACGAAGAGTGGCTCCGCCTTCGCGTAGTTTCCTTCGGCGCGGTATAACTCGGCCAGATTGTTCAGGCTGTCAGCGTAGTCGGGATGCTTCTCTCCCAAAACCTGCTTGCGGATGGCGAGCGCCTCGACGTAGAGCGGCTCCACCTTCGCGTAGTTTCCTTCGGCGCGGTATAACTCGGCCAGATTGTTCAGGCTGTTAGCGTAGTAGGGATGCTTCTCTCCCAAAGCATGCTTGTTGATGGCGAGCGCCTCGACGTACAGCGGCTCCGCCTGCGCGTATTTTCCTTCGGCGCGGTATAACTCGGCCAGATTGTTCAGGCTGGTGGCATAGTCGGGATGCTTCTCTCCCAAAGCATGCTTGTTGATGGCGAGCGCCTCGATGTACAGCGGCTCCGCTTTCGCGTAGTTCCCTTGGTCCTGATACAGCGAGGCCAGACTGCTCAGGCTGGTGGCGTAGTAGGGATGCTTCTCTCCCAAAACCTGCTTGTTGATGGCGAGCGCCTCGACGTAGAGTGGCTCCGCCTTCGCGTAGTCATCTTGAGAATAGTACAAGTAGGCAAGATTGTTCAGGCTGGTGGCGTAATAGGCATGCTTCTCTCCCAAAACCTGCTTGCGGATCGCGAGCGCTTCGACGTAGAGTGGCTCCGCCTTCGCGCAGTTTCCTTGGGCTTGGTATAGCGTGGCGAGATTGTTCAGGCTGTCAGCGTAGGCGGGATGCTTCTCTCCCAAAACCTGCTTGCGGATGGCGAGCGCCTCGACGTACAGCGGCTCCGCCTTCGCGTAGTTTCCTTCGGCGCGGTATAACTCGGCCAGATTGTTCAGGCTGTTGGCGTAATGGGGATGCTTTTCTCCCAAAACCTGCTTGCGGATGGCGAGCGCCTCGACGTACAGCGGCTCCGCCTTCGCGAAGTCACCTTGGCTTTGGTAAAACCGCGCCAGATTGTTCAGGCTGTTGGCGTAGTCGGGATGCCTCTCTCCCAAAACCTGCTTATTGATGGCGAGCGCCTCGACATAGAGCGGCTCCGCCTTCGCATAGTTTCCTTCGGCTTCGTACAGAAATGCCAGACTGTTCAGGCTGCCGGCGTAATCGGGATGCTTTTCTCCCAAAATCTGCTTGCGGGTGGCGAGCGCCTCGACGAAGAGTGGCTCCGCCTTCGCGTAGTTTCCTTGGTCTCTGTATAAACCGGCCAGATTGTTCAGGCTACTGGCGTAATGGGGATGCTTCTGTCCCAAAGCCTGCTTGTTGATGGCGAGCGCCTCGACGTACAGCGGCTCCGCCTTCGCATAGTTTCCTTGGGTTTGGTACAGAACGGCGAGGTTGTTCAGGCCGAGCGCGTATTCGGGATGCTTTTCTCCCAAAACCTGCTTGCTAATGGCGAGCGCCTCGACGTAAAGCGGCTCCGCCTTGGCGTAGTTACCTTGAGATTCGTACATTGCGGCCAGATTGTTCAGGCTGGCGGCGTAGTCGGGATGCTTTTCTCCCAAAACCTGCTTGCGAATCGCGAGCACCTCGACGTAGAGGGGTTGCGCTTTCGCGTAGTTCCCTTGGGCTTGATACAAGAACGCCAGATTGTTCAGGCTGGTGGCGTAATCGGGATGCTTCTCTCCCAAAACCTGCTTGCGGACGGCGAGTGCCTGCTCAGCAAGCGGAATCGCTTCACCGGCTTTTCCTGCCTGGTAAAGCTCGCTAGCTCGCGCGTTCAGCTTTTTCGCCTCGTCGACTTGCGCCTGTTCCCCGGGGGTGAATGTTCGTTCCGGCGCCATCGGAGAGACAGACGAGGATGGTGCCGACGCAGGGGCGGCAGCCGACGGCGTTTTCGGTTCGACCGCCCCTGCAAAGCAGGCAACTCCAATCCAGAGCGCGGCTTGCAAAAGCATGACTTGCCCGAGAGATAAATCGTGGCAGTGGAGCGCGGAACCCCAGCGTCTTGGTTTCAATCATACCACAACACCGGTAGCAAGCCAGAATCGACGGAGTCAGCGGGGTGCTCCGTCACCTGCGGCCCGCATCGGTGACGAACCTGCCGGTTGGGCCCTACCGTGCAACGGACAGTACATCTTACATTGCCAGCTCAATGCGAATCGGGGACCCAGCGATTTCACATTTGGTTTTGCGATATCAACTGGTCCGAGCGCCAAACGATTTCCGCCTAAGCTGCCGATTTTCATGGCGTGCTGTGATAGCAGCGCTTACCTGTTAAGTGGAAGGATTTTGCGGAGATCTACGTTCCATTCGCCGGGCGGACCGACGCGCGCTTCGCACCCGTCATCGACCGTGGCCTGTCATTCGCCAATTCGTTGTGGGTAGACCGACGCTTACGCTGGGATCAGACGACGTCGCTCTCGGTTCAAACAGGCCATTGAATTCAGCTCACATAAAGCCAGAATCGCCACAACGCGATTCCATCTCGGCATTTACTGAGTCCAAATCCTGTTTCCACCTTCGGCTACTCAAGCGAGGACAAACCCAGGATTTTCGGCGCCAAGCTCGGCGGCTTGCCAAAGAACGGCCGCGAGCTGATCCGGAGCTACGTCGGATTCGTGAGCCGCAATCGGTTTCCTCCGCTCTGCGTCGAAACTGACTACAATCATGCGGTCAGATTCCGCGTGTGGGGCCACCGCCGCGATTAGGCGGTGGTTCGGGATCGCGAAGCGTGATCGCCGAAGCCGGGTGTATTTCCTTGAATCTCGAATCTGAGGTGAATGACCGTGAATCGCGAAACCATCCTCATCGGTTTGTTGCTAACTGGTTTCTTTCTGGCAGTCCCAGCCATCATGCCACAGGGGAAGGCGGCGGATCCTGAGTCGGCTCCTGCTCCGGTCAATTTTTCCACGCAGGAAGATCACAGAAACATGATGGAACAACTGGGGATCACAAAGCTGCGGCCGGGCCCCAATGGCAATAAATCGGCACCAGATCACGCGAACTATGACGAGGCATTGGCTAACCCATATCCTGATTTACCTCCCGTTCTGACGCTCAAGAACGGAGACCCCGTCGGCACTCCCGAAGTGTGGTGGAACCAGCGTCGCCCGGAGATCGTGGAAGACTTCGAGCGCGAAGTCTACGGGCGGATCCCAAAGACTGTCCCCAAAGTGACGTGGACCGTCACCGAAACTCGCGATGCGACGGTCGGAGACAGGCCTGTCATCGAAAAGCAGCTTCAAGGTCACGTCGATAACTCGGCGTGTCCGGCAATCGAGGCGAACATCTCGATGACTTTGACCACACCAAAGAATGCAAAGGGCCCCCCGCCAGCGTTAATCATGTTTGGCGGGTTCGGATTCGGTGGCGGGCGCGCGGGGCGTATTCCCACGGGCGCGGGGCGCGGGTTTGGACCGCCCGGGCCGTCTCGATCAGAAACACTGGTTCAAGCGGGATGGGGATTCGCCATGATCCCGCCAGCCAGCATTCAAGCCGACAACGGGGCGGGACTGACTCGAGGCATCATTGGTCTAACCTACAAGGGCCAGCCTCGCAAGCCGGATGACTGGGGCGCATTGCGTGCCTGGGGCTGGGGCGCGTCACGAGGTTTGGATTATCTGGAAACTGATCCGGCCGTCGATGCGAAGCGCGTCGGTATCGAAGGTGTTTCACGATACGGCAAAGCGGCACTGGTGGCGATGGCGTTCGATCCCCGTTTTGCCATGGTACTGGTCGGATCGTCAGGAGAAGGGGGCGCGAAGCTCCACCGTCAAAATTTTTGGCGAGGCCGTCGAGAACCTGACAGGCTCCGGAGAATATCACTGGATGGCAGGCAACTTCCTGAAATATGGGACCGCTGAGTCAAAGTTCGGAAGCCTGACCCCAGGTGATCTCCCGGTCGATTCGCACGAATTGATCGCTTTATGTGCTCCGCGCCTCACTTTCATCAGCTACGGAATCCCGTAGAATGGTGATGCGAATTGGCTTGACCAGCAGGGGAGTTTCATGGCCACGGTCGCCGCCGGCCCGGTGTTCCGGCTGCTGGGCGCAAAGGGCCTAGGCACATCTGACGATTACAAAAAGGAGAAAATGCCGTTGGTGAATGCCGGGTTGCTGTCTGGCGACCTGGCCTGGCGCCAGCACGACGGCGGGCACACCGACGGACCGAATATCGAGCATTTCATTGATTGGGCTGACGAGCATTTTGGTCGAAAAACGCCGACTCAGAGGGAATCGCCGACGCCCGTCGCAAAATGAGTTTGTGGGCCCTCTGAATCACACAATGGATGCGTCCCCTTTGGATTACCAGTGCAATTACTCTATTCTCTAGCGGAGTCATCAACATGTGGTCTTGGAGTCTCTGGTCTGTGATTACGAGCTCAAGAACTCGAATGGCGACCGTCGCGGCGGTCGCGGTGACGTTCGCGGCGGTCCTCGCCTCGACGGCCAACGCTGACCCCGCGCAAGACGCCGCGAAGAAAGACGAAGCGCCGCCGCCCACGCCCGCAAAACTGGGCGTCTCGATCAACGACCCGCGCGCGTTGCCCGGCTACAACCTGATCAACGCGAGTGGCAAGACGACGTACCTGTTCGACAACGAAGGCCGCGTCGTTCACTCGTGGACCAGCGAGCATCTCAGCTCGGTCGCATCCTACCTTCTCGAAAATGGAAATCTGTTTCGCCCCGCCGAGGCGGAGAATCGCAAGCCAGGCTTCCAAGGCCCGGCCGCGGGCGGTCGCATCCAAGAGTTCGACTGGGACGGCAATCTCGTTTGGGATTTCGAGTATCACAGCGAAAAGCGCTTGCCCCACCACGACGCGATCAAACTCCCCAACGGAAACGCTCTGCTCATCTGTTGGGAAATGATCGATGAAAAAGAAGCCGTTGCCAAGGGCCGCCGACCAGAGAGCGTGAAGGATTCTCACCTGCAGGCCGATTGCCTGATCGAAATCAAGCCCACCGGCAAGACAACGGGAGAAGTCGTATGGGAATGGCGCAGCTGGGATCACCTGATCCAAGACCGCGACAAAACCAAGCCCAATTACGGCAACATTTCCGAGCACCCCGAGCTGTTCGACGTGAATTTCATTCACGGCGAGGAAGACCAGGTCGCTAAAATGATGGCGACCAAGGACGGTCAAGATAAGCTCCGCACCCTGGGCTACGTTGGCGGCGCTTCCGCAACGCCCGCCGACAATAAAGCCGCTCCCAAGAACGATGGCGACAAGAAGGATGCCGACAAAAAGGACGCGGGGCAAAGTGCCAAGAAAGACGATCAGTCGAAATCGCAATCCAAGGATGCCCAGAAGAAGGATCAGCCGAGCGGGCCACGAAAGGAAGCCGATTGGATGCACGTCAACGCGGTGGATTACAACGCCGATCTTGACCAAATTGTCCTGAGCAGCCCGCACTTCTCGGAAATCTGGATCATCGACCACAGCACCACCACGGAAGAAGCCAAAGGGCACGCCGGCGGTCGCTGGGGCAAGGGGGGCGACATCCTCTATCGCTGGGGCAACCCGCGAGCCTATCGCAACGGGACCAAGGCCGATCAACGGCTCTTCTTCCAGCACAACGTCCAATGGATTCGCAAGGGGCTGAGCGGGGAAGGTCATTTGCTCGTCTTCAATAACGGCAGCGGACGCAAGCCCGAGGAATACTCCTCGGTCGATGAGTTCGTCCCGCCGACCGATAGGGACGGCAAATACATTCGCGATGAGGGTGGCCCGTTTGGCCCGGATAAGGCGCTGTGGAGCTATTCCGCGCCCAACAAGAAGGACTTCTACTCGTTCTTTATTTCGGGCGCTCAACGCCTCCCGAACGGAAACACTTTGATTGACTCGGGCGCCAGCGGAGTCGTCTTCGAAGTGACGCCTGAACATGAGACCGTTTGGAAGTTCGCTAACCCATTTAAGAACATGATGGGCGGGCCACCACTTGGAAGCGGACCGCCAAAGCTGGTCGAAGTGTTCAGCGGTTTCATCCGAGATATGTTGGGTATGAAGGAAGAACAGCGGAAGAAACTCGACGAGATCGACAAAGGATTGATCGCCAAAATCGAACAGGCTCTCACCGCCGAACAAAAGAAGATCCTGGCCGAGCCGATCGATTTCGATTTCAGCAAGTTTCCCGCGCCGGGCGAATTCCTCTCAGCGTTCAAAAGGGACAAGCTGAAGCTCACGGACGCCCAGGCGAAAGAGATGCAGTCCCTCCAAAACGACCTCGATTCGAAGCTTGCAAGCATTTTGACCGACGACCAGAAACATCAAATCGAAGAGTTTAAGAACAATCCACCCGGCGGTCGACCGGGCGGGGCGCCTCCTGGTAGAGGCGGGCCGGGCGGACCTCCGGGCGGAGGTGGACCGGGCGGGCCTCGTCCCGGCGGAGGTGGGCCGCCCCGCATGGGCAATACGCTCTTCCGAGCCACCCGATACGCGCTCGACTTCCCCGCGTTCAAAGGCAAGTCGATCACTCCCGGCAAAACGCTCGTGGAAATCCAACAAGAACTCGACAAGCCGCAGCCTAGAAAAGAACCGAGTTCGGCCAAACCTAAGGAGGCTCAGGCTTCGAATTAGCCTTGCGGAAGTGGTTTGAACGCGTTACCGAAGCAGTCAGTTGTCAGTAGCCGAGCGGCGAGGAGGTGCATCCCGTCGCGCCGGAAATCCGCTCTCCGCAGAGTTTGTCGCCGGTCTTCGCGTCGTAGCGCCTCCACTCACTTCGTGGCGACCGGCGGTCGCGCTTCCAACTCTTCGATCGTCTTGCCGGGCGTGAGGTCCTTGCCGGCGAGGCCGGCGAAATCAGGTCCGTAGCGATAAGCGCGGAAGATGCTGCTGCCGCCGTTGAAATCACCGCCTCCAAATCCCATGAAACCTCCAGGACCGCCCGTTCCGCCAGGACGTCCTGGTCCACCAGGGCCGCCACCCGCCAGCGGGCCGCCAGCGAACGCCTTCATCATATCTTGCATCATCTTGAGCTGGTTCGCCTGATCGCCCTTGAGGACCGCCTTCAGCTTCACCGCGGCCTGCTGCTGAATCTCATCGACGAGCTTCGCTTGCTCGGCCGAAAGTTCAAGCTTGTCGCGGGTCGCGTTCGGCAGCACGTGCTCGAAGTCCGGCGAACCGGGAGGACCGAAGGGCCCGGCGTTTTTCTGCAAATCCTTGAGTTTGGTGCGCTGATCGTCACTGAGCGATTCCTCGAACTTTGAGCCGGCGTCGGTCTCGAAATCGTCAATTTGTTTGCGCTGCTCGGCGCTAAGCTGCAAAGGAAACGACAAGAAGCCGGGCAGGAGTTGAATCGGATGAGTGTTCGCCGGCGGCGGCGTGAAGCGGCCAAACCCACCTGGGCCGCCAGGACCAGGACCGCCCGGTTGTGGAATGCCAATGCCGCCAGTCGCCTTGGCCGGATTAACATATCGCCAGACGATTTTCTTCTCCGGATTGACCTCGAAGACGACACCCCCGAAACCGGTGCTGAGGAGCGTGTCGCCATTGGGTAATCGCTGAGAGCCGGACATAAACGGTGCGAAAAACTCCTGCTTGTTCGCCGCGGAATAGCTCCACACGGCGGACTCGGGCCCAAAAGCGACGCCGGGCTGGCGCTCGTACTTGCCGTCGGCGTTCACCGGCAGCAGGATTTCATCGGACGACGAGTAGTTTCCGTCGGGCCGGCGGCTCCCGTTGTTGAACGCGAGCAGATGCCCCGCGCCCGGAAGACCATCAGGAATCCAGTGGGCATCATGTTGATTGAAGAGCCGCTGGTCTTTGGCCGTGCCGGCGCGATAGGCCTGCGGGTTTCCCCAACGATAGAGGAGATCGCCGCCTTTTCCATGTTTGCCGCCTTTGTGGCCGGCCGCCTCGGTCGAGGTCGTGCTATGGTCGATGATCCAAATTTCGCTGAACTCGCGGGCACTCAGCATGACCTGATCGAG is a window encoding:
- a CDS encoding aryl-sulfate sulfotransferase, whose product is MATVAAVAVTFAAVLASTANADPAQDAAKKDEAPPPTPAKLGVSINDPRALPGYNLINASGKTTYLFDNEGRVVHSWTSEHLSSVASYLLENGNLFRPAEAENRKPGFQGPAAGGRIQEFDWDGNLVWDFEYHSEKRLPHHDAIKLPNGNALLICWEMIDEKEAVAKGRRPESVKDSHLQADCLIEIKPTGKTTGEVVWEWRSWDHLIQDRDKTKPNYGNISEHPELFDVNFIHGEEDQVAKMMATKDGQDKLRTLGYVGGASATPADNKAAPKNDGDKKDADKKDAGQSAKKDDQSKSQSKDAQKKDQPSGPRKEADWMHVNAVDYNADLDQIVLSSPHFSEIWIIDHSTTTEEAKGHAGGRWGKGGDILYRWGNPRAYRNGTKADQRLFFQHNVQWIRKGLSGEGHLLVFNNGSGRKPEEYSSVDEFVPPTDRDGKYIRDEGGPFGPDKALWSYSAPNKKDFYSFFISGAQRLPNGNTLIDSGASGVVFEVTPEHETVWKFANPFKNMMGGPPLGSGPPKLVEVFSGFIRDMLGMKEEQRKKLDEIDKGLIAKIEQALTAEQKKILAEPIDFDFSKFPAPGEFLSAFKRDKLKLTDAQAKEMQSLQNDLDSKLASILTDDQKHQIEEFKNNPPGGRPGGAPPGRGGPGGPPGGGGPGGPRPGGGGPPRMGNTLFRATRYALDFPAFKGKSITPGKTLVEIQQELDKPQPRKEPSSAKPKEAQASN
- a CDS encoding tetratricopeptide repeat protein, which gives rise to MAPERTFTPGEQAQVDEAKKLNARASELYQAGKAGEAIPLAEQALAVRKQVLGEKHPDYATSLNNLAFLYQAQGNYAKAQPLYVEVLAIRKQVLGEKHPDYAASLNNLAAMYESQGNYAKAEPLYVEALAISKQVLGEKHPEYALGLNNLAVLYQTQGNYAKAEPLYVEALAINKQALGQKHPHYASSLNNLAGLYRDQGNYAKAEPLFVEALATRKQILGEKHPDYAGSLNSLAFLYEAEGNYAKAEPLYVEALAINKQVLGERHPDYANSLNNLARFYQSQGDFAKAEPLYVEALAIRKQVLGEKHPHYANSLNNLAELYRAEGNYAKAEPLYVEALAIRKQVLGEKHPAYADSLNNLATLYQAQGNCAKAEPLYVEALAIRKQVLGEKHAYYATSLNNLAYLYYSQDDYAKAEPLYVEALAINKQVLGEKHPYYATSLSSLASLYQDQGNYAKAEPLYIEALAINKHALGEKHPDYATSLNNLAELYRAEGKYAQAEPLYVEALAINKHALGEKHPYYANSLNNLAELYRAEGNYAKVEPLYVEALAIRKQVLGEKHPDYADSLNNLAELYRAEGNYAKAEPLFVEALAIRKQVLGEKHPHYATSLSNLAYLYYSQGDYAKAETLYVEALAINKQVLGEKHPYYAISLNNLATLYQGQGNYAKAELLLVDALAINKQVLGEKHHDYATSLNNLAYCEVGLRSFGAAAGHARQATEIMRQHLEQTAAIQSEHQQLLMIDNVRDVFSDFLSAGRAAKMPPEIVYDEVLAWKGAVTSRQAFLRALRRDLAKKPQVAALYGDLETATSELTVLTNQVPTGPDRDAYKKRLNDLSEKVEDLQGKLANVSAQFAEQRAQQKRTGADLRKALPADTALVDLIEYYNYGWTEENQDKPIWRRRIAAFVVRHDQPVAWIDLGLSADIDSAVETWRAGYGRGEEAQQAAATLRKKVWQPLEASLTGANIVLISPDGELAKFPWIALPGNALGKFLIEERAIAVIPVPQALPELLATRGMAPFAESAEQKVPVPLAPPSLLLVGDVDYGGDPGVLLASDRGGRAVRDGESKWIP
- a CDS encoding aryl-sulfate sulfotransferase, with product MLKCKDSIVRKMLIAVLFPVLVAPSFSLFAQSPPGARDPSPSTRDPAKETAPARPAPKIGVQVNEPSAFQGYTLIAPLQSKMTYLVDVQGRVVHAWESRYAAGQDAYLLENGHLLRAANLGENEAFFAGASQGGRIQEFAWDGELIWDYKFHNEKQIRHHSITRLPNANILMNVWERKTPAEFIAAGLKPTLAGTSDVLVDAIYEVQPSGKTGGKIVWEWHLWDHLIQDNDSTKANFGDVAAHAELVDINFARGGGSGFANLARFAASPPIQPEPKKDDAKLPDDKKSNGKKDDPLDRLKGLGYVGAAGGKKFAGFLPDWVHGNAVAYNDKLDQVMLSAREFSEIWIIDHSTTSTEAAGHKGGKHGKGGDLLYRWGNPQAYRAGTAKDQRLFNQHDAHWIPDGLPGAGHLLAFNNGSRRPDGNYSSSDEILLPVNADGKYERQPGVAFGPESAVWSYSAANKQEFFAPFMSGSQRLPNGDTLLSTGFGGVVFEVNPEKKIVWRYVNPAKATGGIGIPQPGGPGPGGPGGFGRFTPPPANTHPIQLLPGFLSFPLQLSAEQRKQIDDFETDAGSKFEESLSDDQRTKLKDLQKNAGPFGPPGSPDFEHVLPNATRDKLELSAEQAKLVDEIQQQAAVKLKAVLKGDQANQLKMMQDMMKAFAGGPLAGGGPGGPGRPGGTGGPGGFMGFGGGDFNGGSSIFRAYRYGPDFAGLAGKDLTPGKTIEELEARPPVATK